Proteins co-encoded in one Astyanax mexicanus isolate ESR-SI-001 chromosome 1, AstMex3_surface, whole genome shotgun sequence genomic window:
- the LOC111188248 gene encoding gamma-crystallin M2 isoform X5 → MMGKIMFYEDRNFMGRSWECSGDCADMSSYMNRCHSFRVMSGCWMFYDQPNYMGHQYCFRKGEYGDYMSMWGSNSWVRSCRMIPRYSGSYRMRMYERDNYMGQMMEMTNDCDNFMNRYNWSQGCQSCHVMDGHWLFYDQPNYMGRMWYFGPGHYRNFSNYGNNRFMSMRRVMSDWY, encoded by the exons ATGATGGGAAAG ATTATGTTCTACGAGGACAGGAACTTCATGGGACGTTCCTGGGAGTGCAGTGGAGACTGCGCCGACATGTCCTCCTACATGAACCGCTGCCACTCCTTCAGGGTGATGAGCGGCTGCTGGATGTTCTACGACCAGCCCAACTACATGGGTCACCAGTACTGCTTCAGGAAGGGAGAATATGGTGACTATATGAGCATGTGGGGCTCTAACAGCTGGGTCAGGTCTTGCCGTATGATCCCCAGG TACAGTGGATCCTACAGGATGAGGATGTACGAGAGGGATAACTACATGGGCCAGATGATGGAGATGACCAACGACTGTGACAACTTCATGAACCGCTACAACTGGTCCCAGGGTTGCCAGTCCTGCCACGTGATGGACGGCCACTGGCTCTTCTATGACCAGCCCAACTACATGGGCAGGATGTGGTACTTCGGACCCGGACACTACAGGAACTTCAGCAACTATGGCAACAATAGGTTCATGAGTATGAGGCGCGTCATGAGCGACTGGTACTaa
- the LOC111188248 gene encoding gamma-crystallin M2 isoform X4, which translates to MNGRIMFYEDRNFMGRSWECSGDCADMSSYMNRCHSFRVMSGCWMFYDQPNYMGHQYCFRKGEYGDYMSMWGSNSWVRSCRMIPRYSGSYRMRMYERDNYMGQMMEMTNDCDNFMNRYNWSQGCQSCHVMDGHWLFYDQPNYMGRMWYFGPGHYRNFSNYGNNRFMSMRRVMSDWY; encoded by the exons ATTATGTTCTACGAGGACAGGAACTTCATGGGACGTTCCTGGGAGTGCAGTGGAGACTGCGCCGACATGTCCTCCTACATGAACCGCTGCCACTCCTTCAGGGTGATGAGCGGCTGCTGGATGTTCTACGACCAGCCCAACTACATGGGTCACCAGTACTGCTTCAGGAAGGGAGAATATGGTGACTATATGAGCATGTGGGGCTCTAACAGCTGGGTCAGGTCTTGCCGTATGATCCCCAGG TACAGTGGATCCTACAGGATGAGGATGTACGAGAGGGATAACTACATGGGCCAGATGATGGAGATGACCAACGACTGTGACAACTTCATGAACCGCTACAACTGGTCCCAGGGTTGCCAGTCCTGCCACGTGATGGACGGCCACTGGCTCTTCTATGACCAGCCCAACTACATGGGCAGGATGTGGTACTTCGGACCCGGACACTACAGGAACTTCAGCAACTATGGCAACAATAGGTTCATGAGTATGAGGCGCGTCATGAGCGACTGGTACTaa